Within Synergistota bacterium, the genomic segment CAGGCTTCCTCCAAAGTATATCGTTACGGATCGTGGATATATATTCTCCAAACTTAATGAGATAGAGGCGCAGTTTCAAGTTGACGTTCTTGAAGCTGTTTTAGAGGCTATAAAAGTAATATCGAAGAACCCAAGGCATTCGGTTGGCGAGAGCAAGAAGCAGTGATTACGATGTTAAGGGGAAGGAGAGCGTGGGTGGGAGTTGATCTTGGCACAGTGGGAATAAAGTTCGCGGTTCTGAATGG encodes:
- a CDS encoding late competence development ComFB family protein, translated to MERVVKETLEKLLKDRDDVCKCEECIADMMAYALNRLPPKYIVTDRGYIFSKLNEIEAQFQVDVLEAVLEAIKVISKNPRHSVGESKKQ